A window of Mucilaginibacter sp. PAMC 26640 contains these coding sequences:
- a CDS encoding AsnC family transcriptional regulator has protein sequence MAAELDKIDLQILKILQENGRITNLQLSTEIGLSPAPTLERVRKLENAEYIKSYHALVDEEKLGLGIKTFIQISLDFHQKNTIQTFLDEIQSIKEVTECHHVTGQCDFLLKVYVRDIKSYERLIMEKISRITVVKTFQTMMIMSTSKKEPIVPLEY, from the coding sequence ATGGCAGCTGAATTAGACAAGATAGATCTCCAAATACTCAAGATATTACAAGAAAATGGCCGCATAACCAATCTGCAGCTATCTACCGAAATAGGCCTTTCACCGGCGCCTACCTTGGAGCGTGTGCGTAAGCTGGAGAATGCAGAGTATATAAAAAGCTATCATGCATTGGTGGATGAGGAAAAGCTCGGGCTTGGCATAAAAACCTTTATCCAGATTTCGCTTGATTTTCACCAGAAGAACACCATTCAGACTTTTTTAGATGAGATCCAGTCGATAAAAGAAGTCACCGAATGTCACCACGTAACAGGTCAGTGCGATTTCCTGTTGAAAGTTTACGTACGCGACATTAAATCTTATGAACGCCTGATCATGGAAAAAATAAGCCGCATCACGGTGGTGAAGACCTTTCAAACCATGATGATTATGAGTACCAGCAAAAAGGAACCGATAGTACCGCTGGAGTATTAA
- a CDS encoding uracil-DNA glycosylase encodes MAGELEAGWHQVIGEELTKPYMAELKKFLLQEKEAGHITYPKSKEIFAAFNITPIDNVKVVILGQDPYHGPNQAHGLSFSVRDGITPPPSLKNIYKELATDIQGFKIPSTGELTKWAEQGVLMLNATLTVRAATAGSHQKKGWEKFTDAAIKTLSDAKNGIVFILWGAYAQSKSVLINPNNNHLIIKSTHPSPLAVSHGGFFGSKPFSKTNDFLVKNGKEPINWQI; translated from the coding sequence ATGGCAGGAGAATTAGAAGCCGGATGGCATCAGGTAATTGGTGAAGAGTTAACAAAACCTTATATGGCGGAATTGAAGAAATTCCTGTTGCAGGAGAAAGAAGCAGGGCATATTACTTACCCAAAAAGTAAGGAAATATTTGCTGCATTCAACATTACCCCAATAGATAATGTAAAAGTGGTTATTTTGGGCCAGGACCCTTACCACGGCCCCAACCAGGCACACGGTTTGTCTTTTTCAGTTCGGGATGGCATTACGCCGCCGCCGTCGTTAAAAAATATCTATAAAGAACTAGCCACCGATATACAAGGCTTTAAAATTCCTTCCACGGGTGAGTTAACTAAATGGGCTGAGCAAGGCGTGTTGATGTTGAACGCAACTTTAACTGTAAGAGCAGCCACCGCCGGATCACATCAGAAAAAGGGTTGGGAGAAATTTACAGATGCAGCAATTAAAACCTTATCGGATGCTAAAAATGGAATCGTATTTATTTTGTGGGGAGCCTACGCACAATCAAAAAGCGTGTTGATTAACCCGAATAATAATCATCTTATCATTAAATCCACGCACCCCTCTCCTTTGGCGGTAAGTCATGGCGGATTTTTTGGGTCAAAACCATTTTCGAAGACAAATGATTTCTTGGTAAAAAATGGTAAGGAGCCGATTAATTGGCAGATATAA
- a CDS encoding lysine--tRNA ligase — translation MSIALSEQEIIRRESLQKLRELGIDPYPAEAYEVTAWAQDINDNFEATPDKYKQVTIAGRIMTRRIMGSASFAEIQDSTGRVQIYLKRDDLCPDEDKTLYNTVFKKLLDIGDYVGVKGYVFLTQTGEVSIHVQELNILSKSLKPLPVVKREEDGTIHDGFTDPEMRYRQRYVDLTVNPEYKNIFINRSKVISAMRSYFNTKGWMEVETPILQQIHGGAAARPFATHHNTLDMPLFLRIANELYLKRLIVAGFDGVYEFGKMFRNEGMDRTHNPEFTAMEIYVAYKDYIWMMDMVEECLETVAKAVHGIPVVQVGQNEINFAGPYEKLSMYDSILKYTGINVSEMDETGLLQVCTDLGIETNATMGKGKLIDEIFSAKVEAKLIQPTYITDYPIEMTPLAKKHRTKDGLVERFELFVNGKEIANAYSELNDPIDQRERLEEQLVLAGRGDDEAMAMDDDFLRALEYGMPPTSGLGIGIDRLVMLMTNQSTIQEVLFFPQMRPEKKAKVATEEDFINIGVPAEWVPVLSKMGFNTVEELKTASPNKVYNDLGGMRKKLKLDITMPNKEDVMRWFE, via the coding sequence ATGAGTATTGCGCTATCCGAACAGGAAATTATACGCCGCGAATCGCTGCAAAAGCTTCGCGAACTGGGCATCGATCCCTACCCTGCTGAAGCTTACGAAGTGACTGCCTGGGCCCAGGACATTAATGACAATTTTGAAGCTACCCCGGATAAATATAAACAGGTTACCATAGCTGGCCGCATCATGACCCGCCGCATTATGGGCAGCGCATCGTTTGCCGAGATACAGGATTCGACAGGACGCGTTCAGATCTATTTGAAACGTGACGACCTTTGCCCCGACGAAGATAAAACCTTGTACAATACCGTATTTAAAAAACTGCTTGATATCGGCGATTACGTTGGTGTAAAAGGCTACGTATTTTTAACGCAAACCGGCGAGGTATCTATTCACGTACAGGAACTGAATATTCTTTCTAAATCTTTGAAACCACTGCCGGTGGTGAAACGTGAAGAAGATGGTACCATACATGATGGTTTCACCGATCCGGAGATGCGTTACCGACAGCGGTATGTGGATTTAACCGTTAACCCGGAATATAAAAACATCTTCATCAACCGCTCTAAAGTGATTAGCGCTATGCGTAGTTACTTTAATACAAAAGGCTGGATGGAAGTGGAGACCCCAATTTTGCAGCAGATTCATGGTGGTGCAGCGGCTCGTCCCTTTGCGACGCATCACAACACACTTGATATGCCGTTGTTTCTGCGTATAGCAAACGAACTTTACTTGAAAAGATTGATCGTAGCAGGGTTTGATGGTGTATATGAATTTGGCAAAATGTTCCGTAACGAGGGCATGGACCGAACCCACAACCCGGAATTTACCGCAATGGAAATCTACGTAGCCTACAAGGACTACATATGGATGATGGACATGGTGGAGGAATGTTTAGAAACTGTTGCCAAAGCTGTGCATGGCATTCCGGTTGTACAGGTTGGGCAAAACGAAATTAACTTTGCCGGGCCATACGAGAAACTCAGCATGTATGATTCGATATTGAAATATACCGGCATCAACGTGTCTGAAATGGACGAAACCGGTCTGCTGCAGGTTTGTACAGATCTGGGTATTGAAACAAACGCCACGATGGGTAAAGGAAAGCTTATCGACGAGATTTTTAGCGCGAAAGTTGAAGCTAAACTTATTCAGCCTACCTACATTACCGACTACCCTATCGAGATGACACCGCTGGCAAAAAAGCATCGTACAAAAGATGGACTGGTAGAACGTTTTGAGTTATTTGTTAATGGTAAAGAGATCGCTAACGCCTACTCGGAATTGAACGATCCAATAGATCAGCGGGAGCGTTTAGAAGAGCAATTGGTATTGGCGGGCCGTGGCGATGACGAAGCCATGGCAATGGACGACGACTTTTTACGCGCTTTGGAATACGGTATGCCTCCTACGTCCGGCCTCGGAATAGGTATCGATCGTTTGGTGATGTTAATGACAAACCAAAGCACCATACAGGAAGTGTTATTTTTCCCGCAAATGCGCCCTGAGAAAAAAGCTAAGGTTGCTACGGAAGAGGATTTCATCAACATAGGTGTCCCGGCCGAGTGGGTGCCTGTGTTAAGTAAAATGGGCTTCAATACCGTTGAGGAATTGAAGACCGCAAGTCCAAACAAAGTCTATAATGACTTGGGCGGAATGCGGAAAAAGTTAAAATTGGATATTACCATGCCTAATAAAGAAGACGTAATGAGATGGTTTGAATAG
- a CDS encoding HAD family hydrolase has translation MNVKVIAFDADDTLWVNEPYFRQTEEKYCELLAEYASRHELERELMKKEIENLPLYGYGIKGFTLSMIEAAMKITGNNISMHVVGQLIDLGKQMLNQPIELLDGVEQVLESLKGKYRLVVATKGDLLDQERKLRKSSLNGYFHHIEIMSEKDDANYLKLIKHLDIRPEELLMVGNSLKSDVLPVLNIGGFAVHVPYHITWAHEQIEGSVDNDRFRSVDNIAEILNFL, from the coding sequence ATGAACGTAAAAGTTATCGCTTTTGATGCCGATGATACACTTTGGGTGAACGAACCTTATTTTAGGCAAACAGAAGAAAAATATTGTGAGCTTTTAGCCGAATATGCTTCACGCCACGAGCTGGAGCGAGAATTAATGAAGAAAGAGATTGAAAATCTGCCGTTATACGGCTATGGTATAAAAGGCTTTACGCTATCCATGATTGAGGCCGCAATGAAAATAACCGGCAACAATATCAGTATGCATGTGGTAGGCCAATTGATAGATCTGGGCAAGCAAATGCTTAACCAGCCGATAGAATTGCTTGATGGGGTGGAACAGGTACTGGAATCTCTAAAAGGTAAATACCGGCTGGTTGTTGCCACCAAAGGCGATCTGCTGGATCAGGAACGCAAGCTACGTAAATCATCCCTTAACGGTTATTTTCATCATATTGAGATCATGAGCGAAAAAGATGATGCCAATTATCTAAAATTGATCAAGCACCTCGATATCAGGCCCGAAGAATTGCTAATGGTTGGCAACTCTTTAAAAAGCGACGTGCTGCCGGTTTTAAATATTGGCGGATTTGCCGTACATGTGCCGTACCATATTACCTGGGCGCACGAGCAGATTGAAGGCAGTGTTGATAATGATCGTTTTAGAAGCGTGGATAACATTGCTGAAATCTTGAATTTTTTATAG
- a CDS encoding chloramphenicol acetyltransferase, with translation MRTKVDLATWPRKEHFTFFNSFDEPYFSVNADVDCTIAYQRAKEQNVSFYLYYLYCAITAINAIDSFRYRVIDGEVFIYDQINVTHIVLRPNDTFGFGFVEFKPTLAEFIADAQKETDRILSTSGLDLSIPGDNIIHFSAMPGIKFTGLTHARSFSYKDSSTKISVGKVTEVDGRRMMPVSIAVHHGLTDGVHVGRLINLFQEILDR, from the coding sequence ATGAGAACCAAAGTAGACCTGGCCACCTGGCCACGAAAAGAACATTTTACTTTTTTTAATAGTTTTGACGAACCCTATTTCAGCGTTAACGCAGATGTGGATTGTACCATAGCTTACCAACGTGCAAAGGAGCAAAATGTGTCCTTTTACCTGTATTATCTTTATTGTGCCATTACAGCTATCAACGCTATTGATAGTTTTAGATATCGTGTAATCGACGGAGAAGTATTTATTTATGATCAAATAAACGTTACTCATATTGTGCTCAGGCCTAACGATACCTTTGGCTTTGGCTTTGTGGAATTTAAGCCAACGCTGGCAGAGTTTATAGCCGATGCGCAAAAGGAAACCGACCGTATATTAAGCACTTCAGGGCTTGATTTGAGTATTCCCGGGGATAATATAATTCACTTTTCGGCCATGCCCGGCATCAAATTTACCGGCTTAACACATGCCCGCAGTTTTTCCTACAAAGACAGTTCTACTAAAATTTCGGTTGGAAAAGTTACAGAGGTTGATGGCAGACGGATGATGCCCGTATCGATAGCCGTACATCACGGACTGACTGATGGCGTTCATGTAGGGCGCCTTATAAATCTTTTTCAGGAGATTTTAGATCGGTAA
- a CDS encoding AMP-binding protein, whose translation MNIVAEQTTIPGLIRNIVANIHPDTYTFLKHKVQDTWVDISYREAIEKIDAISAWFLDIGIQKGDRLALIMENGPDYIYYDQALQQIGAVNTSIYPTLSEAEVEYILNDSEARTILCGNPFLFRKVLKIANDCTSLIRIIPAFEDFEKFSDKLNLNAGVVGFKKVIAEGLGCVEKYAQAINIAREAILPSDLSCLIYTSGTTGTPKGVMLTHSNLTSNVKWSLTQIPIIESSDLFLSFLPLSHVFERTATYYICMNKGCTIAFAQNLELLAKNMMEVKPTVLCCVPRLLERIHDKAMKNGLSAGGMKTKIFTWAMKIGERVRLTHEAGKKPGLILAAEHKLADKLVFSKVKEKTGGRLKLLVSGGGALPKNIGEFFGNIGIMVLEGFGLTETSPVMAVTEDHRIIIGTVGRIIPGIEVAIQNVDTRKIYTIQNHDNFNPDYTSDEGEIIVRGHCVMKGYWRKPEETAAVIDSEGWFHTGDIGRFYRGNLQITDRLKNMLVNAYGKNVYPTPVENTYLKSPKIEQVFLIGDKREYITAILVPAHELLQETFKLGSDYFEKPGVFIDDQEIIDWVNQDIRKYSNELAKFERIKNFKLKRNPFSMEAGEITPTLKAKRKVIEKKYAEAIDDLYLQEAEAD comes from the coding sequence ATGAACATTGTTGCTGAGCAAACAACCATTCCCGGACTCATCCGTAATATTGTTGCGAACATACACCCCGATACCTACACTTTTCTTAAACATAAAGTACAGGATACCTGGGTGGATATTTCCTATCGGGAAGCGATTGAAAAAATTGATGCGATTTCCGCGTGGTTCTTAGACATTGGTATTCAAAAGGGCGACAGACTAGCCCTGATCATGGAAAACGGTCCGGATTACATATACTATGATCAGGCTCTTCAGCAAATCGGGGCGGTGAACACGTCTATTTATCCTACGCTTTCCGAAGCCGAAGTTGAATACATCCTTAACGATTCTGAAGCGCGAACTATTTTGTGCGGTAACCCATTTCTTTTTCGAAAGGTTTTAAAGATCGCCAACGATTGTACATCTCTAATCCGCATCATCCCAGCTTTTGAGGATTTCGAAAAATTCAGTGATAAGTTAAACCTAAACGCCGGTGTGGTAGGATTTAAAAAAGTAATTGCTGAAGGCTTGGGTTGTGTTGAAAAGTACGCCCAGGCGATAAATATTGCCAGAGAGGCTATTCTGCCTTCAGACTTATCATGCCTTATCTACACATCGGGCACTACCGGTACCCCAAAGGGGGTAATGCTTACGCACAGCAACCTTACCAGCAACGTTAAATGGAGCCTCACCCAAATCCCAATAATAGAAAGCAGCGATTTATTCTTGTCCTTCCTGCCGCTGTCGCATGTTTTTGAGCGGACAGCAACCTACTACATCTGTATGAACAAAGGGTGTACCATTGCCTTTGCCCAAAACCTGGAATTACTGGCCAAAAACATGATGGAAGTGAAGCCTACCGTATTGTGTTGTGTACCCCGCCTGCTTGAAAGGATCCATGATAAGGCTATGAAAAACGGTCTATCTGCCGGCGGTATGAAAACTAAGATCTTTACCTGGGCCATGAAGATTGGGGAACGGGTGCGACTTACCCATGAGGCCGGTAAAAAACCCGGACTGATTTTAGCGGCAGAACATAAATTAGCCGATAAATTGGTTTTTAGTAAAGTTAAAGAAAAAACCGGGGGCAGGTTAAAGCTTCTGGTATCGGGTGGTGGCGCATTGCCAAAGAATATAGGAGAATTTTTCGGCAACATAGGGATAATGGTATTGGAAGGCTTTGGCCTTACAGAAACATCGCCGGTTATGGCAGTAACCGAAGATCACCGCATTATCATCGGTACTGTTGGGCGTATCATTCCGGGTATTGAAGTAGCCATTCAGAATGTAGATACCAGGAAGATCTACACCATTCAAAATCATGATAATTTTAACCCTGACTATACTTCTGACGAGGGAGAGATTATTGTGCGCGGGCATTGCGTAATGAAAGGATACTGGCGCAAGCCGGAAGAAACAGCCGCCGTGATAGATAGCGAAGGATGGTTCCACACCGGAGATATCGGCAGATTTTACAGGGGCAACCTGCAAATTACCGACAGGCTAAAAAATATGCTGGTAAATGCCTATGGTAAAAATGTTTACCCTACGCCGGTAGAGAACACCTATTTAAAAAGCCCCAAAATTGAGCAGGTATTTTTAATTGGTGATAAGCGCGAATACATTACCGCCATATTAGTACCTGCACACGAGTTATTGCAGGAAACCTTTAAACTGGGTAGCGATTACTTTGAAAAGCCCGGCGTGTTCATTGATGATCAGGAGATCATCGATTGGGTTAATCAGGACATTCGTAAATATTCAAATGAACTCGCGAAATTCGAACGGATCAAAAACTTCAAACTGAAACGAAATCCATTCAGCATGGAAGCCGGAGAAATAACCCCCACCCTAAAAGCCAAACGCAAAGTTATCGAAAAGAAATATGCCGAGGCTATAGATGACTTGTACTTGCAGGAAGCGGAGGCAGATTAA
- a CDS encoding heme biosynthesis protein HemY has product MVTVTDKAKAKIDNLMQDGGLDASYFLRVSVQGGGCSGLSYNLDFDNEEKKGDQFFEDRGVRFALDMKSFLYLAGTELDFSDGLNGKGFNFHNPNATRTCGCGESFSV; this is encoded by the coding sequence ATGGTAACTGTAACTGATAAAGCGAAAGCTAAAATTGACAACCTCATGCAGGATGGCGGGCTTGATGCCTCCTATTTTCTGCGTGTATCTGTACAGGGTGGCGGCTGCTCGGGGTTGTCATACAATCTCGATTTTGATAACGAGGAAAAAAAAGGTGACCAGTTTTTCGAGGATCGCGGCGTACGTTTCGCACTCGATATGAAATCTTTCCTTTATCTTGCCGGTACCGAGCTTGATTTCAGTGATGGATTAAATGGTAAAGGTTTTAACTTTCATAACCCCAACGCGACCCGTACATGCGGCTGCGGCGAAAGTTTCTCAGTATAA
- a CDS encoding scaffolding protein — translation MAYSDKVIDHYTNPRNVGTLDKSSHKVGTGLVGAPECGDVMRLQIQVDDNNIITDAKFKTFGCGSAIASSSLATEWLKGKSVDDAMKIDNMDIVEELALPPVKIHCSVLAEDAIKAAINDFRVKNGMEPIVLEKSHH, via the coding sequence ATGGCTTATTCAGATAAAGTAATTGATCATTATACTAACCCCCGCAATGTGGGCACGTTAGACAAAAGCAGCCACAAAGTTGGTACTGGCCTGGTAGGTGCACCTGAGTGCGGCGACGTTATGCGCCTGCAAATCCAGGTGGATGATAACAACATTATCACTGATGCAAAATTTAAAACTTTCGGCTGTGGTTCTGCTATTGCTTCTTCATCTTTGGCTACCGAGTGGCTTAAAGGTAAAAGCGTGGATGATGCCATGAAGATTGACAATATGGATATCGTAGAAGAACTTGCTCTTCCGCCGGTGAAAATTCACTGTTCTGTATTAGCAGAAGATGCAATTAAGGCAGCCATTAACGATTTTCGTGTTAAGAATGGCATGGAGCCAATCGTACTGGAAAAATCACATCACTAA
- a CDS encoding cysteine desulfurase IscS (catalyzes the removal of elemental sulfur from cysteine to produce alanine; involved in NAD biosynthesis) — protein MNIPIYLDNNATTPMDPRVLEAMLPYFNEKFGNAASRNHPFGWVAEEGVDYAREQVAKLIGATEKEIIFTSGATESDNLAIKGVFEMYKEKGNHIITAVTEHKAVLDACKHVEKLGGRVTYLPVKEDGLVDLEVLEAAMTDQTILVSIMYANNEIGVIQPVKAIADIAHKYGALFMTDAVQAVGKIPVDVIADGIDLLALSAHKMYGPKGVGALYVRRKGPRVKVTAQMDGGGHERGMRSGTLNVPGIVGLGKACELAGAEMESEAKRLSGLRNKLEVALTVLEESYVNGNVQHRLPHVANISFKYVEGEGLMMAMKDLAVSSGSACTSASLEPSYVLKSLGLSDDLAHSSIRFGLGRFTTEEEVDYAVEVTKKAVTHLRELSPLWEMFKEGIDLDSIEWAEH, from the coding sequence ATGAACATCCCAATTTATTTAGATAACAACGCCACCACACCTATGGATCCCAGGGTGCTGGAAGCTATGCTGCCTTATTTTAACGAAAAGTTTGGTAACGCCGCAAGCCGTAACCACCCATTTGGCTGGGTAGCGGAGGAAGGTGTTGATTATGCACGCGAACAAGTGGCCAAGTTAATCGGCGCTACAGAAAAAGAAATCATTTTCACTTCGGGCGCTACCGAGTCGGACAATCTGGCTATTAAGGGCGTTTTTGAAATGTATAAAGAAAAAGGCAACCACATTATTACGGCGGTTACAGAGCATAAAGCGGTTTTAGATGCTTGCAAACACGTTGAGAAACTGGGTGGAAGGGTAACTTATCTTCCGGTAAAAGAAGATGGTTTGGTTGACCTGGAAGTGCTTGAAGCAGCCATGACAGATCAAACTATCCTGGTATCCATCATGTATGCAAACAATGAGATCGGCGTTATTCAGCCGGTTAAAGCGATTGCAGATATTGCCCATAAATATGGCGCTTTGTTTATGACAGATGCTGTACAGGCAGTTGGAAAGATCCCGGTGGATGTAATTGCAGACGGTATAGATTTGCTGGCTTTATCGGCTCATAAGATGTATGGTCCTAAAGGTGTTGGTGCATTATACGTTCGTCGTAAAGGACCACGTGTGAAGGTTACCGCTCAAATGGACGGTGGCGGACACGAACGTGGCATGCGTTCTGGAACATTAAATGTTCCGGGTATCGTTGGCTTGGGTAAAGCTTGCGAATTAGCGGGTGCAGAAATGGAATCTGAAGCAAAGCGCCTTTCAGGTTTACGAAATAAATTAGAAGTTGCATTGACCGTGCTGGAGGAAAGCTATGTTAACGGTAACGTGCAACATCGCTTGCCACACGTAGCAAATATCTCTTTCAAATATGTTGAAGGTGAAGGTTTAATGATGGCAATGAAAGATCTGGCTGTATCATCTGGTTCAGCCTGTACATCCGCATCATTAGAACCATCTTACGTACTGAAGAGTTTAGGCTTGTCAGACGATCTGGCGCATTCATCTATTCGTTTTGGTTTAGGCCGTTTTACTACCGAGGAGGAGGTTGATTACGCAGTTGAAGTAACCAAAAAAGCGGTTACACACCTGCGCGAACTGTCACCGCTTTGGGAAATGTTTAAAGAAGGTATCGACCTTGACTCGATAGAGTGGGCGGAACACTAA
- a CDS encoding methylmalonyl-CoA epimerase, protein MNKIEHIGIAVKDLKVAANIYQLLLNTTVYKTEDVPSEGVKTAFLQIGPNKIELLESSNAESPIAKFIEKKGEGIHHIAFDVKDIAAEMARLRAEGFVLLNEQPQLGADNKLVCFVHPKTANGVLIELCQEVGDQIPHWEAETLL, encoded by the coding sequence ATGAACAAGATAGAGCATATTGGCATAGCCGTTAAGGACCTCAAAGTAGCTGCGAATATCTATCAGTTATTGCTCAATACAACGGTTTATAAAACCGAAGATGTGCCATCAGAAGGTGTGAAAACGGCTTTTTTACAAATTGGGCCCAACAAGATCGAGCTGCTGGAATCCTCTAACGCTGAAAGCCCCATAGCGAAATTCATCGAGAAAAAAGGGGAGGGTATACATCATATTGCATTTGATGTTAAGGATATAGCGGCTGAAATGGCGCGATTAAGAGCAGAAGGATTTGTCCTTTTAAATGAGCAGCCACAATTAGGGGCGGATAACAAACTGGTGTGTTTTGTGCATCCCAAAACCGCCAATGGTGTGTTGATAGAACTGTGTCAGGAGGTTGGCGATCAAATTCCTCATTGGGAAGCAGAAACTCTACTATAA
- a CDS encoding 50S ribosomal protein L31 — translation MKKDLHPSNYRLVVFKDMSNDYSFMTKSCIDSRETVKWEDGNEYPLIKLEISHTSHPFYTGKMKLVDTAGRIDKFRSRYNKK, via the coding sequence ATGAAAAAAGATCTGCATCCATCAAACTATAGGTTAGTAGTATTCAAAGATATGTCTAACGACTATTCTTTTATGACCAAATCATGCATCGATAGCCGCGAAACCGTTAAATGGGAAGATGGCAACGAATATCCGCTGATTAAATTAGAAATCTCACACACTTCACATCCGTTCTATACAGGTAAAATGAAGTTAGTTGATACTGCCGGACGTATCGATAAGTTCCGCAGCCGTTACAACAAAAAATAA
- a CDS encoding glucose-1-phosphate thymidylyltransferase: MAIILFDDNARNSLLPLTYTRPVADLRIGILTIAEKWSKYLSLDHSFLTEKYLQGKFPTRIQDNNIFINGSICPDESLVVTIANLANGQALKFNDTLVAVKLTAIHAQSFDPLANYANEIAYAGEPVIITLPEHLFKRNDIELRKDFTLLTEGRKSATISNTNTIIGHSFFAEEGAQTECCTFNTTNGPIYLAANTEVWEGTNIRGPFAICEHSQLKMGTKIYGATTVGPYCRVGGEVTNVVFWGYSNKGHEGYLGNSVIGEWCNLGADTNNSNLKNNYSDVKLWDYDAQSYRDTGLQFCGLIMADHAKSGINTMFNTGTVVGVSANVFDAGYPPKHIADFSWGGSNGFEEYAYDKMMETTSRVFARRLHRNFDDAERNILTTVFELTKSFREFQNSH; the protein is encoded by the coding sequence ATGGCAATCATTCTTTTCGACGATAACGCCCGCAACTCGCTCCTTCCTTTAACGTATACCCGCCCGGTTGCCGATCTGAGGATTGGTATCTTAACGATTGCGGAAAAGTGGAGCAAATATCTTTCCCTGGATCATTCCTTTTTGACAGAAAAATATCTACAGGGAAAGTTCCCCACCCGGATACAGGATAATAATATCTTTATCAATGGTTCAATTTGCCCCGATGAATCTTTAGTGGTTACAATAGCTAATCTGGCTAATGGTCAGGCGCTGAAATTTAATGATACACTTGTGGCGGTTAAGCTTACAGCTATTCACGCTCAGAGCTTCGATCCGTTGGCCAACTACGCCAATGAAATTGCTTATGCGGGCGAGCCAGTAATTATTACGTTGCCCGAACATTTGTTTAAGAGAAACGATATTGAGCTTCGAAAGGACTTTACACTGCTTACTGAGGGCCGCAAAAGTGCCACAATAAGCAATACGAATACCATAATAGGGCATTCGTTTTTTGCTGAAGAGGGTGCGCAAACCGAGTGCTGTACTTTTAATACCACTAACGGGCCAATTTATTTGGCTGCTAACACCGAAGTGTGGGAAGGTACCAATATCCGCGGGCCGTTTGCTATTTGCGAACATTCGCAGCTTAAAATGGGAACCAAGATTTATGGGGCTACTACGGTTGGGCCTTACTGCAGGGTTGGCGGTGAAGTAACTAATGTTGTTTTTTGGGGTTACTCAAACAAAGGCCACGAAGGCTATCTGGGCAACTCGGTAATAGGCGAGTGGTGTAACTTAGGCGCCGATACCAACAATTCAAATCTGAAAAATAATTATTCGGATGTTAAGCTTTGGGATTATGATGCTCAAAGCTACCGCGATACCGGCCTGCAGTTTTGTGGTTTAATCATGGCGGATCATGCCAAAAGTGGTATCAATACCATGTTTAACACCGGCACCGTTGTGGGGGTAAGCGCAAACGTATTTGACGCCGGTTACCCGCCAAAGCACATTGCCGATTTTAGCTGGGGCGGTTCAAATGGCTTTGAAGAATACGCCTACGATAAAATGATGGAAACTACCAGCCGTGTTTTTGCCCGCCGGCTGCACCGTAATTTTGATGATGCCGAACGAAACATATTAACAACGGTGTTTGAATTAACAAAGTCGTTTAGAGAGTTTCAAAATAGTCATTAG